The following are from one region of the Gryllotalpicola protaetiae genome:
- a CDS encoding glycosyltransferase codes for MVYPHDLGMGGSQLNAIELAARLQTDGHDVVLFGHRGPLVEYAESLGLEFISSPRPHRRPDVGVVAALRREIRARRIDVIHGWEWPPIIEGVLAARGTPAVPFGSVMSMAVAPFIPRDLPLTVGTRQIEAAEREFGRSSVSVLEPPVDTEANAPGVTEAAGFRTGIGARNDELLVVSVSRLARALKLEGLLAAVELFGELGASQAARLVIVGDGEARDQLERAAAAANSRSGREVVTMTGEMADPRAAYSAAEVVLGMGGSALRAVAFGKPLVVQGEHGYWRRLDENSIEDFRWSGWYGIGESGASGPEALRAELLPLLIDERERDRAARFSLANAHAFSLDRAAQELIERYSLAAGTRRPRSSRQAVEAIRCASVFARYQFRDELRKIAHRPAGEDFNAPAKMRAMARPESVVSVS; via the coding sequence ATGGTGTACCCGCACGATCTCGGGATGGGTGGCAGCCAGCTCAACGCCATCGAGCTCGCTGCCCGGCTCCAAACGGATGGGCACGACGTCGTCCTGTTCGGTCACCGTGGACCGCTCGTCGAGTACGCAGAATCGCTTGGTCTCGAGTTCATCTCGTCGCCAAGGCCCCACCGTCGCCCGGATGTTGGCGTCGTGGCGGCATTGCGCCGAGAGATCCGCGCTCGTCGGATCGACGTGATTCACGGCTGGGAGTGGCCACCGATCATCGAAGGCGTGCTGGCTGCGCGCGGTACCCCAGCCGTACCGTTCGGAAGCGTCATGTCGATGGCGGTCGCACCGTTCATCCCAAGAGATCTGCCGCTGACGGTCGGAACTCGACAGATTGAAGCAGCCGAGCGGGAATTCGGGCGATCTAGCGTAAGCGTTCTCGAGCCACCGGTCGACACCGAGGCCAATGCGCCCGGGGTGACCGAGGCTGCCGGATTCCGCACGGGTATCGGGGCGCGCAATGATGAGCTTCTCGTGGTGTCGGTCAGCAGGCTGGCCCGCGCGCTGAAGCTCGAGGGGCTCCTGGCGGCAGTCGAACTGTTCGGCGAGCTCGGAGCGAGTCAGGCTGCACGCCTCGTCATCGTCGGCGATGGCGAGGCTCGCGATCAACTCGAACGGGCGGCAGCTGCGGCGAACTCTCGCAGCGGCCGCGAGGTTGTGACGATGACCGGCGAGATGGCGGACCCGCGCGCCGCGTATTCAGCCGCAGAAGTCGTGCTGGGAATGGGCGGATCTGCATTGCGTGCGGTGGCGTTCGGGAAACCGCTGGTCGTCCAGGGAGAGCACGGCTATTGGCGACGGCTTGACGAGAACTCGATCGAAGACTTCCGCTGGAGCGGTTGGTACGGCATCGGCGAATCCGGCGCATCTGGCCCCGAGGCTCTCAGGGCAGAGCTCCTTCCATTGCTCATCGACGAGCGCGAGCGTGATCGAGCGGCTCGCTTCAGCCTCGCCAATGCCCACGCGTTCTCGCTCGATCGCGCAGCGCAAGAGCTCATCGAGAGATACTCGCTTGCCGCCGGAACGCGGCGACCGCGGAGCTCGCGCCAAGCGGTTGAGGCGATCAGGTGCGCGTCAGTGTTCGCTCGCTATCAGTTCCGCGATGAACTGCGGAAGATCGCCCATCGCCCAGCCGGCGAGGACTTCAATGCGCCAGCAAAGATGCGCGCGATGGCACGACCGGAGTCGGTTGTGAGCGTGTCATGA
- a CDS encoding lipopolysaccharide biosynthesis protein yields the protein MKTHSSATALAWSFGNTAFSKLATLGIGVLLARLLGPHSFGTFAVALVALTIVLSFNELGVSLAIVRWPGDPARIAPTVSTISTAVSVAIYVAGYCAAPAFAQAMGAPAAVWPLRVLLFSVVIDAITSSPAALLERGFRQDKRALADQLNVWVGAGVSVILAFAHWGAMSLAVGRISGSLVAAVVLVAISPVRLRFGFDPSIARQLLRFGLPLAGASIVVIAAGNVDQLVVGRMLGPTSLGFFVLAFNIASWPVSIFSQPMRSVAPATFARLRDDPTQRLGAFRSIIRVLTVAALPVCGFLAGAADPIVRFVYGIAWLPAADVLRFLAGAAALRIIFELAYDYLVVQGRTGRLLTLQLVWLLALLPALIVGAHFWGLVGVAAAEVAVALIVVLPAYLGLLRGGGIPVRTVLSSVVLPVGGGVGVALVALSMSSLRLPPLLACIGAGVIALAVAAALAWRERSSVQTIRSVRSTAVVA from the coding sequence ATGAAGACGCACTCGTCCGCCACGGCGCTCGCGTGGAGCTTCGGGAACACGGCCTTCAGCAAGCTGGCCACGCTTGGTATCGGTGTGCTGCTTGCACGCCTGCTCGGCCCGCACTCGTTCGGCACGTTCGCGGTCGCCCTCGTCGCCTTGACGATCGTGCTCAGCTTCAACGAGCTGGGTGTCAGCCTCGCGATCGTGCGCTGGCCGGGGGACCCCGCTCGTATCGCGCCGACCGTGAGCACGATTTCGACAGCGGTCAGTGTGGCCATCTACGTTGCCGGGTATTGCGCAGCGCCGGCGTTCGCGCAGGCGATGGGCGCCCCCGCCGCTGTGTGGCCGCTGCGGGTCCTGCTGTTCTCTGTCGTGATCGATGCCATCACCTCATCACCGGCTGCCTTGCTCGAACGGGGGTTCAGGCAGGACAAGCGCGCGCTCGCCGATCAGCTCAACGTGTGGGTCGGGGCGGGTGTGTCCGTGATTCTCGCGTTCGCGCACTGGGGAGCGATGAGCCTCGCGGTCGGCAGGATCTCCGGCTCTCTGGTTGCGGCAGTTGTCCTCGTCGCGATCTCGCCCGTGCGGCTGCGATTCGGTTTCGACCCGTCGATTGCACGTCAACTGCTGCGATTCGGGCTCCCGCTGGCAGGCGCGAGCATTGTCGTGATCGCAGCGGGCAACGTGGACCAGCTCGTCGTCGGGCGCATGCTGGGTCCTACGTCTCTCGGTTTCTTCGTGCTCGCCTTCAACATCGCGAGTTGGCCGGTGAGCATCTTCTCGCAGCCGATGCGCAGCGTGGCTCCGGCGACGTTCGCGCGATTGCGAGACGACCCGACTCAGCGCCTTGGGGCCTTCCGCTCGATCATCCGTGTGCTCACGGTTGCGGCTCTTCCCGTGTGCGGATTCCTCGCGGGGGCCGCTGATCCGATAGTCCGCTTCGTCTATGGAATCGCGTGGCTACCGGCGGCCGACGTGTTGCGCTTTCTCGCCGGCGCCGCCGCGCTTCGAATCATCTTCGAGCTCGCCTACGACTATCTCGTCGTCCAGGGGCGAACCGGTCGTCTTCTCACTCTGCAGCTTGTGTGGCTGCTCGCGCTTCTACCGGCGCTCATCGTCGGCGCACATTTCTGGGGCCTCGTCGGTGTAGCCGCCGCAGAGGTTGCCGTCGCCCTCATCGTCGTGCTGCCCGCCTACCTTGGTCTGCTGCGAGGCGGCGGAATTCCGGTCCGGACGGTGCTGTCGTCTGTCGTGCTACCGGTCGGTGGCGGCGTAGGCGTGGCTCTTGTCGCCTTGAGCATGTCGTCGCTGCGCCTGCCGCCACTGCTCGCGTGCATTGGCGCTGGTGTGATTGCGCTCGCGGTGGCCGCCGCCCTGGCTTGGCGAGAGCGCTCCAGCGTGCAGACGATTCGATCCGTGAGATCGACGGCGGTAGTGGCATGA
- a CDS encoding DegT/DnrJ/EryC1/StrS family aminotransferase, giving the protein MSTPTAAGVPFLDLRAQSAEIRDEVLAGWTAVLDSAGFIGGPQVEAFEREYAEYIGVEHCIGVGNGTDAIELALRALGVGSGDEVIIPANTFVATAEAVWRTGARPVLVDVDAAHLLIDPAKVEAAITEKTAAIIPVHLYGQVAPVEAIEVIPAVVSRAIPIVEDAAQSQGAHSLRGRAGAMGRIAATSFYPGKNLGAAGDAGAVLTNDSELASIVRNLAAHGSSKKYVHDRPGFNSRLDAMQAVVLRAKLKRLEDWNIARRAIAANYGRLLAPLADSRVLTLPSSRAGSTDVWHLYVVQADDRDRVLADLNAAGIGAAIHYPTPVHLTGAFAHLGYGAGSFPVVEAAADSILSLPMFPHLSEVSLGRVVDALAVVLERATEAGVA; this is encoded by the coding sequence ATGAGCACCCCCACCGCCGCCGGCGTGCCGTTCCTCGACCTTCGCGCGCAGAGCGCCGAGATCCGCGATGAGGTGCTCGCAGGATGGACGGCGGTTCTCGACTCGGCCGGTTTCATCGGCGGACCTCAGGTCGAGGCATTCGAGCGCGAGTACGCCGAATACATCGGCGTCGAACACTGCATTGGAGTCGGCAACGGCACCGACGCCATCGAGCTTGCACTGAGAGCGCTCGGAGTGGGGTCCGGCGACGAAGTCATCATTCCAGCCAACACCTTCGTGGCGACTGCCGAGGCCGTCTGGCGCACGGGAGCGCGGCCGGTGCTGGTCGACGTCGATGCGGCTCATCTGCTCATCGATCCGGCCAAGGTCGAGGCCGCGATCACGGAGAAGACTGCCGCGATCATCCCGGTGCATCTCTACGGACAGGTCGCACCGGTCGAGGCGATCGAGGTGATTCCGGCCGTCGTGTCGCGAGCGATCCCGATCGTCGAAGACGCCGCGCAGTCTCAGGGCGCGCACTCCCTGCGCGGCCGAGCAGGAGCGATGGGTCGAATCGCGGCGACGAGCTTCTACCCGGGGAAGAACCTGGGCGCTGCCGGCGACGCAGGCGCAGTGCTTACGAATGACAGCGAACTGGCGTCGATCGTTCGTAACCTCGCCGCGCACGGCTCAAGCAAGAAGTATGTGCACGATCGTCCCGGATTCAACTCCCGCCTGGATGCCATGCAGGCGGTCGTCTTGAGGGCGAAGCTCAAGCGGCTCGAAGACTGGAACATCGCCCGTCGGGCGATCGCGGCCAACTATGGCAGGTTGCTCGCGCCGCTGGCGGACTCGCGCGTGCTCACGTTGCCGAGTTCACGCGCGGGCAGCACAGACGTCTGGCATCTCTATGTCGTGCAGGCTGACGATCGCGATCGGGTTCTTGCGGACTTGAACGCAGCGGGCATCGGTGCCGCGATCCACTATCCGACCCCGGTGCACCTCACGGGCGCGTTCGCGCACCTCGGCTACGGCGCCGGGAGTTTTCCCGTCGTGGAAGCTGCAGCTGACAGCATCCTTTCGCTCCCGATGTTCCCGCACCTGTCGGAGGTGTCGCTGGGACGGGTCGTGGACGCGCTTGCGGTCGTGCTCGAGCGCGCGACAGAGGCTGGTGTGGCGTGA
- a CDS encoding acetyltransferase: MSSHLAFNEEVLLVAASGLAREIIAAAPRGIRFIGVLDDDDSKVGSTLGGVPVLGGLEKIDRRGDAKVAVCAGKGASRRGLVNRLGEFGLTDADYATLIAPSVRVPADCSIGIGSVLLPGVVLTSNVFVGRHVVAMPNVTLTHDDEVDDFATLCAGVSLGGGVSIGEAAYLGMNSSVRENTRVGAGATLGMGAALLADLPERETWVGVPARPLSERIKEILS, from the coding sequence ATGAGCTCCCACCTCGCCTTCAACGAGGAGGTGCTGCTGGTCGCGGCCAGCGGCCTCGCCCGCGAGATCATCGCGGCAGCGCCGCGCGGCATCCGCTTCATCGGCGTTCTGGACGATGACGACAGCAAGGTCGGCTCGACCCTCGGCGGTGTACCCGTGCTCGGTGGCCTCGAGAAGATCGACCGCCGAGGCGACGCGAAAGTCGCGGTGTGCGCCGGAAAGGGCGCATCGCGGCGTGGTCTGGTCAACCGGCTCGGCGAATTCGGGCTGACGGATGCCGACTACGCGACACTCATCGCGCCGAGCGTGCGCGTGCCGGCTGACTGCTCGATCGGCATCGGAAGCGTCCTGCTTCCGGGCGTTGTGCTGACGTCCAACGTTTTCGTCGGGCGCCACGTCGTCGCGATGCCGAACGTGACGCTCACGCACGACGATGAGGTCGACGACTTCGCGACGCTGTGTGCGGGCGTCTCGCTCGGCGGCGGCGTCTCGATCGGTGAGGCCGCGTACCTCGGGATGAACTCGAGCGTGCGGGAGAACACGCGCGTCGGCGCCGGCGCGACGCTCGGCATGGGGGCTGCACTGCTTGCCGACCTGCCGGAGCGGGAGACCTGGGTGGGTGTGCCTGCGCGCCCACTCTCCGAACGAATCAAGGAGATCCTCTCATGA
- a CDS encoding DegT/DnrJ/EryC1/StrS family aminotransferase, which produces MSAEPRINVMKPWLGQEEIDAVAAAISSGWVAQGPRVAAFEAAFAEAMEAEHAVATSNCTTALHLALVVAGVGPGADVIVPSFSFIATANAPTYVGANPVFADVDATTGNVTAETVRLALTPKTRAVIVVDQGGIPVDLDPIRGLCDPLGIVVIEDAACGAGSTYRGRPVGAGADIAAWSFHPRKLLTTGEGGMLTTAHADWAERARRLREHAMSVSAADRQASLLAPAEEYLEIGFNFRMTDVQAAIGLVQLGRLPQIVARRRELVARYVKMLDGVPGLRPVRDPAWGTSNFQSFWLEVQGDFPLDRDGAMLALAEAGISARRGIMAAHRQPAYTNRPGAWLPITERLTDATLILPVYHEMTDREQDRVVDALLRAAETTAARQTAEVIA; this is translated from the coding sequence ATGAGCGCCGAGCCGCGCATCAACGTCATGAAGCCCTGGCTCGGCCAGGAGGAGATCGACGCGGTCGCGGCCGCGATCTCCTCGGGCTGGGTCGCGCAGGGCCCTCGGGTCGCCGCGTTCGAGGCCGCGTTCGCCGAGGCGATGGAAGCGGAGCACGCGGTCGCGACGTCGAATTGCACGACGGCGCTCCACCTCGCGCTCGTGGTCGCCGGCGTCGGGCCCGGGGCCGACGTCATCGTGCCGTCGTTCTCGTTCATCGCGACCGCGAACGCTCCGACGTATGTCGGCGCGAACCCGGTCTTCGCCGACGTCGATGCGACGACGGGCAACGTCACCGCCGAGACCGTCCGGCTCGCACTCACGCCCAAGACGCGTGCCGTCATCGTCGTCGATCAGGGTGGCATCCCCGTCGACCTCGACCCGATTCGCGGGCTGTGCGACCCGCTTGGCATCGTCGTGATCGAGGATGCCGCGTGCGGGGCCGGCTCGACCTACCGGGGCAGGCCCGTCGGTGCCGGCGCCGACATCGCCGCCTGGTCCTTCCACCCTCGCAAACTGCTCACGACCGGCGAGGGAGGCATGCTCACGACCGCACACGCCGACTGGGCTGAACGGGCCCGGCGTTTGCGCGAGCACGCGATGAGCGTCTCGGCGGCGGACCGCCAGGCGAGCCTGCTCGCACCGGCAGAGGAGTACCTGGAGATCGGATTCAACTTCCGCATGACCGACGTGCAGGCGGCGATCGGGTTGGTGCAGCTCGGCCGTCTGCCGCAGATCGTTGCACGGCGGCGCGAGCTGGTGGCTCGCTATGTCAAGATGCTCGACGGCGTGCCCGGGCTGCGACCCGTGCGCGACCCCGCCTGGGGTACCAGCAACTTCCAGTCGTTCTGGCTGGAGGTGCAAGGCGACTTCCCGCTCGACCGCGACGGTGCCATGCTCGCGCTCGCCGAAGCAGGCATCTCTGCTCGTCGGGGCATCATGGCCGCACACCGGCAGCCGGCGTATACGAACCGGCCCGGTGCGTGGCTCCCGATCACCGAGAGGCTGACGGATGCGACTTTGATCCTGCCCGTCTATCACGAAATGACCGATCGCGAGCAGGACCGCGTCGTCGATGCGCTGCTGCGCGCAGCGGAGACGACAGCGGCGAGGCAGACGGCAGAGGTGATCGCATGA
- a CDS encoding NAD-dependent epimerase/dehydratase family protein has protein sequence MTDLIGADVLVTGGAGTIGSTIVDQLLEAGIAHIDVLDNFTRGRRANLAPALASGRVSLIEGDIRDRDLVHEVTRGKDLVFHEAAIRITQCAEDPRLALEVLVDGTFNVYEAAADHHVDKLITASSASVYGLAESFPTPETQHPYDNDTIYGAAKTFNEGLLKSFRAMRGIDYVTLRYFNVYGPRMDVHGVYTEVLVRWMERIVAGKPPLIFGDGLQTMDFVSVPDIARANILTAKSDIVEGVYNIARGEETSLLELAQALLRVMDSDLGIEFGPARAVNGVTRRLADTSAAQRDLGFTAEIDLERGLRELVDWWRLEKDNLEVDSLVAAQSVAVTA, from the coding sequence ATGACCGACCTCATCGGCGCCGACGTCTTGGTCACAGGCGGCGCAGGCACGATCGGCTCGACCATCGTCGACCAGCTTCTCGAGGCAGGCATCGCTCACATCGATGTGCTCGACAACTTCACCCGCGGCCGTCGGGCGAACCTGGCGCCCGCCCTGGCGTCGGGGCGCGTGTCGCTCATCGAGGGCGACATTCGCGACCGCGACCTCGTGCACGAGGTGACGCGCGGGAAGGACCTTGTCTTCCACGAGGCCGCGATCCGCATCACGCAGTGCGCTGAGGACCCGCGGCTCGCGCTCGAGGTGCTCGTCGATGGAACCTTCAATGTCTACGAAGCAGCCGCAGATCACCACGTGGACAAGCTGATCACGGCCTCGAGCGCCTCGGTCTACGGGCTGGCGGAATCATTCCCGACGCCTGAGACGCAGCATCCGTATGACAACGACACGATCTACGGAGCCGCGAAGACCTTCAATGAAGGGTTGCTGAAGTCGTTCCGGGCGATGCGCGGCATCGACTACGTCACGCTGCGCTATTTCAACGTGTACGGCCCGCGCATGGATGTGCACGGCGTCTACACCGAGGTGCTTGTCCGCTGGATGGAGCGCATCGTCGCCGGCAAGCCTCCGCTGATCTTCGGAGACGGGTTGCAGACGATGGATTTCGTCAGCGTCCCCGACATCGCACGCGCGAACATCCTCACGGCGAAAAGCGACATCGTCGAGGGCGTCTACAACATCGCCCGGGGCGAGGAGACGAGCCTGCTCGAGCTGGCGCAGGCGCTGCTGCGGGTCATGGACTCCGACCTTGGCATCGAATTCGGGCCCGCTCGCGCCGTGAACGGCGTCACCCGCCGCCTCGCCGACACCAGCGCCGCGCAGCGCGACCTCGGGTTCACAGCCGAGATCGACCTGGAGCGTGGACTGCGCGAGCTCGTCGATTGGTGGCGGCTTGAGAAGGACAACCTCGAGGTGGACTCGCTCGTCGCCGCGCAATCCGTGGCGGTGACGGCATGA
- a CDS encoding Gfo/Idh/MocA family protein: MATRLRIAVIGAGYWGPNLARNFRSSADWDLAAIVDLDRVRAQKVADAVGGVPVLTDVEDALADSTIDAVAIATPARTHHPLAMRALAAGKHVVVEKPIADSSDKAREMVDEAQRRGLVLMTDHTYCYTPAVQKIRELVSDGSLGDILFIDSTRINLGLVQPDVDVFWDLAPHDLSIIDFVLPGGLAPRQVAAYGADPIGAGKSCVGYLMMPLQNGGMAHVHVNWMSPTKIRQMVVGGTRRTLVWDDLNPQQRISVYDRGVDLLRQTGFETDRATATVSYRLGDTWSPALSEREALSAMTEEFAGAIREERSARTDGYSGLRVLDVLEAASRSLAASESFTPLRGALAETAV; this comes from the coding sequence ATGGCTACACGACTGCGTATTGCCGTCATCGGCGCCGGCTACTGGGGCCCGAACCTGGCCCGCAACTTCCGCTCATCGGCGGATTGGGACCTCGCCGCGATCGTCGACCTCGATCGCGTCCGCGCCCAGAAGGTCGCCGATGCGGTTGGCGGCGTTCCCGTGCTGACCGACGTCGAGGACGCGCTCGCGGACTCCACGATCGACGCCGTCGCCATTGCAACGCCGGCGCGCACCCACCACCCGCTCGCGATGCGGGCGCTCGCAGCTGGCAAGCACGTCGTCGTCGAGAAGCCGATCGCCGACTCCAGCGATAAAGCCCGCGAGATGGTCGACGAGGCGCAGCGCCGCGGACTGGTCCTCATGACCGACCACACCTACTGCTACACGCCGGCAGTGCAGAAGATCCGCGAGCTCGTTTCGGACGGGTCCCTCGGCGACATCCTCTTCATCGACTCCACCCGCATCAACCTCGGCCTCGTGCAGCCCGACGTCGACGTGTTCTGGGACCTCGCACCGCACGATCTGTCGATCATCGACTTCGTGCTGCCAGGCGGCCTCGCGCCGCGGCAGGTGGCTGCGTATGGGGCGGACCCGATCGGCGCTGGCAAGTCGTGCGTCGGGTACCTGATGATGCCCCTGCAGAACGGCGGGATGGCCCACGTCCACGTCAACTGGATGAGCCCCACCAAGATCCGCCAGATGGTGGTCGGCGGCACGCGCCGCACGCTGGTGTGGGACGACCTCAACCCGCAGCAGCGCATCAGCGTGTACGACCGCGGCGTCGACCTGCTGCGGCAGACGGGGTTCGAGACCGATCGCGCGACCGCAACGGTGTCGTACCGACTCGGCGACACCTGGTCGCCCGCGCTGTCCGAGCGCGAGGCGCTCTCGGCGATGACCGAAGAATTCGCCGGGGCGATCCGGGAGGAGCGCTCGGCGCGCACCGACGGCTACTCCGGGTTGCGAGTGCTCGACGTGCTCGAAGCAGCCAGCCGCAGCCTCGCAGCCTCCGAGAGCTTCACCCCGCTGCGCGGCGCGCTCGCGGAAACGGCCGTGTAG